One Campylobacter sputorum genomic window, GATGATCTTTTTGTAACAAACGAGAAAATTTTAAGAGATGGTATTACAAGGGGCGTTGGAAATGCTATCTTAATAAAACCGAATCAAATTGGAACCGTATCTCAGACAATGCAAACAGTTCGACTTGCAAAAAGAAATGGTTATAAAACCATAATGAGCCATAGAAGTGGCGAAAGCGAAGATAGCTTTATAGCTGATTTTGCGGTTGGATTAAATACGGGTCAGATTAAAACAGGTGCAACATCTAGAAGTGAAAGAAATGCAAAGTATAATAGGCTTTTAGAGATAGAAAACAAAACAGATGAATTCTTAGGAAATGGTATTTGAGTGAAATTCTTGATAACTATAACCCAAAAGAGTCGGTTGTAGTACATTTTGTAAGAAAACTTTTTAAGTATATTTTGGTTATTGTTATAGTAGTTGGACTTGGAGTTTATGTTGGAAATATGTTTTTTGGAAAAAGATCTTTAGAAACACTTATTTTTATACAAAACAAACAAGAGTCTTTGAAAAAAGAGTTAGAGTATCTTAAGCAAGAAAATGCTGTGCTCCAAAAAGAATATTTTGAACTTATTGGCCTAGAGCCTAATCATTAATTAGGGTTGTAAATGAGAAAGATTTTATTAATTTGTGCTTTTATTGTTTCTATTATTTATGCTAGGGAAAATCCATTTTTGCCTAGTAATGAGGCAAATTCTACTTTGGTAACTACTAATGTAAATTTAAATGCAAAACCATTTGATAGAAAAATTTTTAATCTACCTAATGATGCAAGAGCGATAGATCGTGTGGTGATTTATTATAAAAGTGTTGATGGCGGCATTAAAGAAAAAACAGTAGATATAAACTCGTCTATAAACTGGAAAGATGATTTATCTTTAAGCGTTGTTAAAGCCCCAGAACCATCTACAACACCAGTTTTAGATATATCTGTAACAAAAAGTTCTAATAATGGTAAAAAGGTAGATGAGCAAATAACAAGTAATAATATAAAAACCGAAATCTCAAATGAGAGAAATATATCAAATTCTATCATTCCAAATATCATAGTTCCGCTAAAAACTATCACTTTTAAGAATTTAATAAGACTTGATGTTCATACAAATAGCATAAAATTTGTAACAAATGACACTTTAATAAATGATTTTAAAGTCGATGGTCAAAACAAAATAGCTATAGATTTTTCAAGAAAAAAAGCTAGTTTTAAAACAAAGATTTTAGACATTAGT contains:
- a CDS encoding AMIN domain-containing protein, producing MRKILLICAFIVSIIYARENPFLPSNEANSTLVTTNVNLNAKPFDRKIFNLPNDARAIDRVVIYYKSVDGGIKEKTVDINSSINWKDDLSLSVVKAPEPSTTPVLDISVTKSSNNGKKVDEQITSNNIKTEISNERNISNSIIPNIIVPLKTITFKNLIRLDVHTNSIKFVTNDTLINDFKVDGQNKIAIDFSRKKASFKTKILDISCGIFKNATFGAHGKFYRVVISLDKNYKYELLKDGDNYILKAK